A DNA window from Acinetobacter sp. 10FS3-1 contains the following coding sequences:
- the rpmI gene encoding 50S ribosomal protein L35: protein MAKLKTRRGAAKRFKATANGFKRKQAFKRHILTKKSAKRIRQLRGCVMVHVSDVASVRRMCPYI, encoded by the coding sequence ATGGCTAAGTTAAAAACTCGCCGTGGTGCAGCTAAACGTTTCAAAGCGACTGCAAACGGTTTCAAGCGTAAACAAGCGTTCAAACGCCACATTTTGACCAAAAAATCTGCTAAACGTATCCGTCAATTGCGCGGCTGTGTAATGGTTCACGTAAGTGACGTTGCTTCAGTTCGTCGTATGTGCCCATACATCTAA
- the rplT gene encoding 50S ribosomal protein L20, which yields MARVKRGVQAHRRHKKILARAKGYYGARSRVYRVAFQAVIKAGQYAYRDRRQKKRQFRALWIARINAGARQNGLSYSRMIAGLKKAQVIIDRRVLADIAMHDAVAFAALASKAKDALAA from the coding sequence ATGGCTCGTGTAAAACGTGGTGTACAGGCTCATCGCCGTCATAAAAAAATTCTTGCTCGTGCTAAAGGTTACTACGGCGCTCGTTCACGCGTATATCGCGTAGCGTTCCAAGCGGTAATCAAAGCAGGTCAATACGCTTACCGTGACCGTCGTCAGAAGAAACGTCAATTCCGTGCTCTATGGATTGCGCGTATCAACGCTGGTGCTCGTCAAAATGGTTTGTCATACAGCCGTATGATCGCTGGCTTGAAAAAAGCTCAAGTGATTATCGACCGTCGCGTACTTGCTGACATCGCTATGCATGACGCAGTTGCATTTGCTGCTTTAGCTTCTAAAGCTAAAGATGCATTAGCTGCATAA
- a CDS encoding acetyl-CoA carboxylase carboxyltransferase subunit alpha, whose protein sequence is MRNKATPSKAWKTVQIARHPERPQFLDYVGEIFTEFDALHGDRLYGDDGAMIGGLARFDGQPVMIVGQHRGRSTREKLQHNFGMSNPEGYRKAQRLLDMAERFNLPVFTFIDTMGAYPGVGAEERGQAEAIATSLAQLSNLKVPVIATVLGEGGSGGALGIGVADRVIMLSHSIYSVISPEGCASILWKTAEKAEVASEALALTADKLQKMGIVEYVVDEGEGAHLNPDQVMNSLKAVLKEALNELQPMEAQERCEARYQRLMKFGSDNLGLVS, encoded by the coding sequence ATGAGAAATAAAGCTACCCCATCAAAAGCATGGAAGACAGTGCAGATCGCCCGTCATCCGGAACGTCCACAATTTCTGGATTATGTTGGTGAAATATTCACTGAATTTGATGCTTTACATGGTGACCGTTTATATGGTGATGATGGTGCCATGATTGGCGGTCTAGCTCGCTTTGATGGGCAGCCCGTGATGATTGTCGGTCAGCATCGCGGTCGCAGTACCCGTGAAAAACTACAGCATAATTTCGGCATGAGTAACCCGGAAGGTTACCGCAAGGCCCAGCGTTTACTAGACATGGCGGAACGTTTTAATCTGCCGGTCTTTACCTTTATTGATACCATGGGCGCTTATCCGGGGGTAGGGGCAGAAGAACGTGGTCAGGCTGAAGCAATTGCCACCAGCCTTGCTCAACTCTCTAATTTGAAAGTGCCTGTAATTGCTACGGTACTGGGTGAAGGTGGTTCGGGTGGCGCACTGGGTATTGGTGTCGCGGATCGGGTCATTATGCTGTCTCATAGTATCTATTCTGTGATTTCGCCAGAAGGCTGTGCATCTATTTTGTGGAAAACTGCAGAGAAAGCAGAGGTAGCGAGTGAAGCGCTGGCCCTGACAGCAGACAAGCTGCAGAAAATGGGGATTGTGGAATATGTCGTGGATGAAGGTGAGGGCGCTCATTTAAATCCGGATCAGGTCATGAACAGCCTGAAAGCTGTCCTGAAAGAAGCTTTAAATGAATTGCAACCGATGGAAGCACAAGAGCGATGCGAAGCACGTTACCAACGTTTAATGAAGTTTGGCAGCGACAATTTAGGTCTGGTTTCTTAA
- the trxA gene encoding thioredoxin — MSGNIVNTTDANFEADVLQSDIPVLVDFWAGWCAPCKAIAPVLEVLADEYQGKVKIVKVDVTACEQTAVNFNIRNIPALLMFKGGEVIATQVGAAPKSKLTAFIDENI; from the coding sequence ATGTCTGGCAACATTGTAAATACTACTGACGCAAACTTCGAAGCAGACGTTCTTCAATCAGATATTCCTGTACTAGTAGACTTCTGGGCAGGCTGGTGTGCACCATGTAAAGCCATTGCCCCTGTACTTGAAGTCCTTGCAGATGAATACCAAGGCAAAGTAAAAATTGTCAAAGTAGATGTGACGGCTTGCGAACAAACTGCAGTAAATTTCAATATCCGCAACATTCCTGCACTGCTGATGTTTAAAGGCGGTGAAGTGATTGCGACTCAAGTAGGTGCAGCGCCAAAATCAAAATTGACTGCATTTATTGATGAAAATATCTAA
- the pheS gene encoding phenylalanine--tRNA ligase subunit alpha, which translates to MSLEALTTEALAAIAAAQDLAALDQARVQFTGKKSQLAEQSKSLGKMDPEQRKAFGAQIHAVREAITNALTARQAELHQAALEQKLASETIDITLPGRGQQVGSIHPVTQVQERICQFFTKAGFTVATGPEVEDDYHNFEALNIPGHHPARAMHDTFYFDVNHLLRTHTSGVQIRTMETQQPPIRIVCPGRVYRCDSDQTHSPMFHQIEGLYVAENTSFAELKGLLVNLLNEFFEKDLTVRFRPSYFPFTEPSAEVDIMDERGKWLEVLGCGMVHPNVLRAAGIDPEQYKGFAFGLGVERFAMLRYGINDLRMFYQNDVRFLRQFA; encoded by the coding sequence ATGTCACTGGAAGCCCTGACCACTGAAGCGCTCGCTGCGATTGCAGCAGCTCAAGACCTTGCTGCACTTGATCAAGCCCGAGTGCAATTTACAGGGAAAAAAAGCCAGCTCGCGGAACAATCTAAGTCGCTGGGTAAAATGGATCCTGAACAGCGTAAAGCGTTCGGCGCACAAATTCATGCAGTCCGTGAAGCAATTACCAATGCTTTGACCGCACGTCAGGCTGAACTGCATCAAGCCGCATTAGAACAAAAGCTGGCGAGCGAAACAATTGATATTACGTTGCCGGGTCGCGGTCAGCAGGTGGGCAGTATCCATCCGGTGACCCAGGTTCAGGAACGTATTTGCCAGTTCTTTACCAAAGCCGGTTTTACCGTGGCAACAGGTCCAGAAGTTGAAGATGACTATCATAACTTTGAAGCCCTGAATATCCCGGGACATCACCCTGCACGTGCCATGCATGATACCTTCTATTTTGATGTTAACCACCTGCTGCGTACCCATACGTCTGGAGTGCAGATCCGTACCATGGAAACCCAGCAACCGCCGATCCGTATTGTCTGTCCGGGGCGGGTATATCGCTGTGACTCGGACCAGACGCATTCACCGATGTTCCATCAGATCGAAGGGTTATACGTTGCGGAAAATACCAGCTTTGCTGAACTGAAAGGTTTGCTAGTCAATCTACTGAATGAATTCTTTGAAAAAGATTTAACAGTACGTTTCCGTCCGTCTTATTTCCCATTCACTGAGCCAAGTGCTGAAGTGGATATTATGGATGAGCGCGGCAAATGGCTGGAAGTACTAGGCTGCGGAATGGTGCATCCAAATGTACTGCGTGCAGCAGGCATTGATCCGGAACAATACAAAGGTTTTGCATTTGGTTTGGGGGTAGAGCGTTTTGCCATGCTACGTTATGGCATTAATGACTTGCGTATGTTCTATCAAAATGATGTGCGTTTTTTACGCCAGTTTGCTTAA
- the ppx gene encoding exopolyphosphatase: MSDFLIDEELLAAIDMGSNSFHLAIARVDHGEVKKVVSMSEKVQLAAGLDENKNLTEAAQQRGLACLARFVGRLGAVQPNRLRIVATNALRQAKNGDEFIQKAAEILPKPIEIIAGREEARLIYLGVSHTMENSGRRLVVDIGGGSTELIIGEEFEPIHTESVQMGCVAFTKAYFPEGQISSKAFDKAVTAARKEISGIANTYKAAGWDAVVGSSGTIKACRQICVNMGWSNDKEQLTREGLEKLKDKLLKYKHVSEMEFEGLKEDRRAVLPAGIAILYAVFDVLNVRYLTYSDGALREGVMYDLLGRFKHEDIRDRSVHALIGRYSADSKQAERVVQTAQKMFDDMAEQLGLNSDDSDLLRRAAYLHEIGLAISHSGYQRHGAYLLQHSDIAGFSQIDQNYLSHLVAHHRRKLRTDAKIDVMKVGGSKLLYLCLLLRLAVLVNHSRSDEMLPAIELKAKNTQQWQLSISGDAKQWPLLIAELHDEQLQFKNWDIDLSIQSEQFVN; the protein is encoded by the coding sequence ATGTCTGATTTTTTGATTGATGAAGAGCTACTTGCAGCCATCGATATGGGATCAAACAGCTTTCATTTGGCGATTGCCCGTGTGGATCATGGCGAAGTTAAAAAAGTCGTATCAATGTCAGAAAAGGTTCAGCTGGCTGCAGGGCTGGATGAAAATAAGAATTTAACTGAGGCAGCACAGCAGCGCGGTCTGGCATGTCTGGCACGTTTTGTGGGACGTTTGGGGGCCGTGCAGCCCAACCGTTTAAGAATCGTGGCAACCAATGCGCTACGCCAGGCTAAAAACGGGGATGAATTTATTCAAAAAGCGGCTGAAATTCTGCCTAAGCCGATAGAAATTATTGCAGGGCGAGAAGAAGCTCGTCTCATTTATCTGGGTGTGTCACACACCATGGAAAATTCAGGTCGCCGCCTGGTGGTGGATATTGGTGGTGGTTCAACCGAACTGATTATTGGTGAGGAATTTGAGCCGATTCATACAGAGTCGGTGCAAATGGGTTGTGTGGCTTTTACCAAAGCTTATTTCCCTGAAGGTCAAATCAGTAGCAAGGCTTTTGATAAGGCGGTCACTGCAGCACGTAAAGAAATTTCTGGTATTGCCAATACCTATAAGGCAGCAGGTTGGGATGCGGTAGTTGGCTCAAGCGGTACGATTAAAGCCTGTCGCCAGATCTGTGTGAACATGGGCTGGAGCAATGATAAGGAACAGCTTACCCGCGAAGGTCTAGAAAAACTGAAAGACAAGCTGCTGAAATACAAACATGTCTCTGAAATGGAATTTGAAGGACTTAAAGAGGATCGCCGTGCAGTTCTGCCGGCAGGTATTGCTATTCTTTATGCCGTTTTTGATGTCCTGAATGTTCGTTATCTAACCTATTCTGATGGTGCATTACGTGAAGGGGTCATGTATGACCTGTTGGGCCGTTTTAAGCATGAAGATATTCGAGACCGTTCGGTACATGCCCTGATTGGACGTTATAGTGCCGACAGCAAACAGGCAGAGCGTGTAGTGCAAACTGCACAAAAAATGTTTGATGATATGGCTGAACAGCTTGGACTGAACAGTGATGACAGTGACCTGTTGCGCCGGGCTGCCTATTTGCATGAAATTGGTCTGGCAATCAGCCATAGTGGTTATCAGCGTCATGGTGCCTATTTGTTGCAGCACTCCGACATTGCCGGTTTTTCCCAAATCGACCAGAACTATTTGTCACATTTAGTCGCGCACCATCGTCGCAAATTGCGCACTGATGCCAAGATTGATGTGATGAAAGTGGGCGGATCTAAACTTTTATACTTGTGTTTGCTGCTTCGTCTGGCGGTTTTGGTCAATCACAGCCGCAGTGATGAGATGCTTCCTGCCATTGAACTCAAGGCAAAAAATACGCAACAATGGCAGCTCAGTATTTCCGGTGATGCCAAACAGTGGCCATTGCTAATCGCTGAGCTGCATGATGAACAGCTGCAGTTTAAAAATTGGGACATTGATCTCTCGATTCAGTCTGAACAGTTTGTTAATTAA
- a CDS encoding integration host factor subunit alpha yields the protein MTALTKAEMADHLSELTSLNRREAKQMVELFFDEISQALISGEQVKLSGFGNFELRDKRQRPGRNPKTGEEIPISARRVVTFRAGQKFRQRVGNEQIN from the coding sequence ATGACAGCATTAACAAAAGCAGAAATGGCTGATCATTTAAGTGAGCTCACGAGTTTAAACCGTCGTGAAGCTAAACAAATGGTCGAGTTGTTTTTTGATGAGATTAGCCAAGCACTAATCTCAGGCGAGCAGGTCAAATTATCAGGTTTTGGGAACTTTGAGTTACGTGACAAACGTCAACGTCCAGGTCGTAATCCTAAAACCGGGGAAGAAATTCCAATTTCTGCACGCCGTGTCGTTACCTTCCGCGCCGGACAGAAATTCCGTCAACGCGTAGGGAATGAGCAGATCAATTGA
- a CDS encoding glutathione S-transferase N-terminal domain-containing protein: MIDLYYWPTPNGHKITIALEEMGLKYQLIPVNILENDQFQSDFLAISPNNKIPAIVDQDGPRHQAISIFESGAILQYLGRKTGLFYPDDELKRVQVEQWLMWQMGGLGPMLGQNHHFSRFAPERIAYATERYVNESKRLYGVLNTQLLGQDYVAGEYSIADIAIFPWLLRHEWQQIDLADYPEVEKYIARIKARPAVAKALAIQV; encoded by the coding sequence ATGATCGATCTATATTATTGGCCAACCCCGAATGGTCATAAAATTACTATTGCCCTGGAAGAGATGGGCCTGAAATATCAGCTTATTCCGGTTAATATTTTGGAAAATGACCAGTTTCAATCCGATTTTCTGGCGATTTCTCCTAATAATAAAATCCCTGCAATTGTGGATCAGGATGGTCCCCGTCATCAGGCGATTTCAATTTTTGAATCGGGGGCAATTTTACAGTATTTAGGACGTAAAACCGGGCTGTTTTATCCAGACGATGAGCTAAAACGGGTACAGGTCGAGCAATGGCTGATGTGGCAAATGGGTGGGCTGGGGCCAATGCTGGGCCAGAATCATCATTTTAGTCGTTTTGCACCAGAGCGAATTGCCTATGCAACTGAGCGTTATGTGAATGAATCCAAACGTTTATATGGGGTATTGAATACACAGCTGCTGGGACAGGACTATGTTGCAGGTGAATATTCGATTGCCGATATAGCGATTTTTCCGTGGTTATTGCGGCATGAATGGCAGCAGATTGATCTGGCCGATTATCCTGAAGTCGAAAAATATATTGCACGTATCAAAGCCCGTCCTGCAGTAGCAAAGGCCTTGGCAATCCAGGTTTAG
- the pheT gene encoding phenylalanine--tRNA ligase subunit beta: MKISENWLRTWVNPAIDSEKLSDQLTMLGLEVDELAPAAKPFTGVVVGEVLTVEQHPDADRLRVTTVNIGSGEPLQIVCGAPNVRAGMKAPVATIGAVLPGDFKIKKGKLRGVESQGMLCGASEIDLEDKIDGLLELPDDAPVGVNIREYLDLDDHVIDISITPNRGDCFSIRGIAREIGVINQLPVTVPEIKEVAATINDEKKVVVSTEGCPRYLGRVIKNVNTKAPTPEWMERALVRSGIRQHSILVDITNYVLMELGQPLHAFDGGKVQGSVQVRQATAGEKLVLLNEQDVELQDDVMVIADDEKALAIAGIMGGLSSSVTDETTEIFLESAFFAPLYIAGRARRFGLHTDASQRYERGVDFELPMLAMHRASQLIAELAGGEFGPIVVAENPAALPTREAIELEQAQVDQLLGYSIESGFIRDALMRLGCEVTVKAEGQWSVVPPSHRYDMAIYQDLIEEVARIHGYDNIQISLPVLEAKLAKYQDQFETAQLRQTAVTLGYQEAISFSFADLKLEKQLNPAVNPLALANPISSDLAVMRSTLLSSLIPCVQYNTNRQQSRVRFFELGLRFDYQHAASIHDLKQIPTFALIATGSRTAESWHAKPQAMDFFDFKGDVEEILAAARLKVEYVRSERAWLHPGQSAEILVNNESIGYLGRLHPSLEDELDLTTTWVAELDQNAVLQTYVSNFTELSRFPSVRRDIALLISDKINVSEIQGLIEKTGGELLDSTWLFDVYTGQGVEEGKRSLAFALLWQHSSRTLEDAEIKSGMDNIVQVLENTYQATLRAS; this comes from the coding sequence ATGAAAATTAGCGAAAATTGGCTGCGCACATGGGTTAACCCAGCCATCGACAGCGAAAAATTATCTGACCAACTGACAATGCTCGGTCTGGAAGTCGATGAGTTGGCTCCAGCAGCAAAACCCTTTACAGGCGTAGTGGTGGGTGAGGTTTTAACAGTAGAACAGCACCCAGATGCCGATCGCCTACGGGTAACAACAGTAAATATTGGTTCGGGTGAACCGTTACAAATCGTATGCGGTGCGCCCAACGTTCGCGCAGGCATGAAAGCACCGGTGGCAACCATCGGTGCGGTTTTACCAGGCGATTTCAAGATTAAAAAAGGCAAACTGCGCGGTGTTGAATCACAAGGTATGCTATGTGGTGCTTCTGAAATTGATCTGGAAGACAAAATTGACGGTCTTTTAGAGTTACCGGATGATGCTCCTGTCGGTGTCAATATCCGTGAATATCTGGATCTGGATGACCATGTGATTGACATCAGTATCACGCCAAACCGGGGTGACTGTTTTAGCATTCGTGGTATTGCACGTGAAATCGGGGTCATCAACCAGCTGCCAGTAACTGTACCGGAAATCAAGGAAGTTGCTGCAACGATTAATGATGAGAAGAAAGTCGTTGTCTCAACTGAAGGTTGCCCACGTTACTTGGGTCGTGTGATCAAGAATGTAAATACCAAAGCGCCAACACCAGAATGGATGGAGCGTGCTCTGGTACGTTCAGGCATTCGTCAGCACAGCATTCTGGTGGATATTACCAACTATGTCCTGATGGAGTTGGGTCAACCTCTTCATGCTTTTGATGGCGGTAAAGTTCAGGGTTCTGTCCAGGTTCGTCAGGCAACAGCAGGTGAAAAGCTTGTATTGCTAAACGAACAGGACGTCGAGCTGCAAGATGATGTCATGGTGATTGCAGATGATGAAAAAGCATTGGCCATTGCTGGTATTATGGGAGGCTTGTCTTCATCAGTTACCGATGAAACAACAGAAATTTTCCTGGAATCAGCCTTCTTTGCTCCGCTGTATATTGCTGGGCGTGCGCGCCGTTTTGGTCTGCATACAGATGCCTCGCAGCGTTATGAGCGTGGGGTCGATTTTGAACTGCCAATGCTGGCTATGCACCGTGCTTCACAATTGATTGCTGAGCTGGCTGGCGGTGAATTTGGACCAATTGTTGTGGCTGAAAATCCAGCAGCATTGCCAACGCGCGAAGCGATTGAACTTGAACAGGCACAAGTAGACCAATTGCTGGGTTATAGTATTGAGTCTGGCTTTATTCGCGATGCATTAATGCGTCTGGGCTGTGAGGTGACGGTCAAGGCAGAAGGGCAATGGTCCGTTGTTCCGCCATCACACCGTTATGATATGGCGATTTATCAAGACCTGATTGAAGAAGTGGCGCGTATTCACGGCTATGACAATATTCAGATCAGCTTGCCAGTACTTGAAGCCAAACTTGCAAAATATCAGGATCAGTTTGAAACCGCACAATTGCGTCAGACAGCGGTGACTTTGGGTTACCAAGAAGCGATCAGTTTTAGCTTTGCTGATCTGAAACTTGAAAAGCAGTTAAATCCTGCGGTTAATCCATTGGCATTGGCTAACCCAATCTCTAGTGATTTGGCGGTGATGCGTTCTACCTTATTGTCTAGTCTGATCCCTTGTGTGCAGTACAATACCAACCGTCAGCAGAGCCGTGTCCGTTTCTTTGAATTGGGTTTACGCTTTGACTATCAACATGCTGCCTCAATTCATGATCTTAAACAGATTCCAACCTTTGCCCTGATTGCCACAGGTTCACGCACTGCGGAAAGCTGGCATGCAAAACCACAAGCGATGGATTTCTTCGATTTTAAAGGCGATGTAGAAGAAATTCTGGCTGCTGCACGCTTGAAAGTGGAATATGTACGTTCTGAACGTGCCTGGTTGCATCCTGGTCAATCCGCGGAAATTCTCGTGAATAATGAATCAATAGGTTATTTGGGGCGTTTACACCCTTCACTTGAAGATGAACTGGATTTAACAACGACTTGGGTCGCTGAACTGGATCAAAACGCTGTTTTGCAAACTTATGTATCTAATTTTACAGAATTATCACGTTTTCCGTCGGTTCGACGTGATATTGCGCTTTTAATTAGTGATAAGATTAATGTTAGCGAAATTCAGGGACTTATCGAAAAAACAGGTGGAGAGCTTTTAGACTCGACATGGCTATTCGATGTGTATACTGGACAAGGAGTAGAGGAAGGGAAACGCTCACTGGCATTTGCACTTCTCTGGCAGCATTCAAGCCGTACACTGGAAGATGCTGAAATTAAATCAGGTATGGATAATATCGTTCAAGTGTTGGAAAACACTTATCAAGCGACATTGAGGGCTTCATGA
- a CDS encoding TonB family protein, giving the protein MKPILCVMLFTAPFATAYSATIKNVNQLPTQSIDVQPAHLTTRIEWSKFPQPIYNNDELKGQNRSAIVRIYVNEQGQIEQASIQESTGFTQLDQRLLQAVKAAKAKPHIENKTTLPLIGYQVFSLKLKDETQTDCEYSFNSSHWQAQQQGQKTHFQYLRQPQLDLHPEQLHGHDRKVEFKMKLNREGQVKSVKIRQGSGRYEVDQQVIAALKGTEIRSKRLASTLWLYKPSSLRDEIEFKLDECH; this is encoded by the coding sequence ATGAAACCTATCCTGTGTGTAATGCTATTCACTGCCCCTTTTGCCACGGCTTATAGCGCAACAATAAAAAACGTCAATCAATTACCCACACAATCTATTGATGTACAGCCTGCTCACCTGACCACACGTATTGAATGGAGCAAGTTTCCTCAACCTATTTATAATAATGATGAACTCAAAGGCCAGAATCGCTCTGCCATCGTCCGGATCTATGTCAATGAGCAGGGGCAAATAGAACAGGCCTCGATCCAGGAAAGCACCGGTTTTACCCAGCTTGATCAACGCCTGCTTCAGGCTGTAAAAGCAGCCAAAGCCAAACCACATATTGAAAATAAAACCACCCTGCCGCTGATTGGCTATCAGGTATTTAGCCTCAAACTGAAAGATGAGACTCAGACTGACTGTGAATATAGCTTTAACTCTAGTCACTGGCAGGCACAGCAGCAAGGGCAGAAAACCCATTTTCAATATCTGAGGCAGCCTCAGCTTGATCTTCATCCTGAGCAGCTGCATGGGCATGACCGCAAAGTTGAATTTAAAATGAAGCTCAATCGCGAAGGTCAGGTCAAAAGCGTTAAGATCAGACAAGGTTCGGGACGTTATGAAGTCGACCAGCAAGTGATCGCCGCCCTAAAAGGCACTGAAATCCGTAGTAAACGCCTTGCCAGCACCTTATGGCTGTATAAACCGTCCAGCCTTAGAGATGAAATTGAATTTAAACTCGATGAATGTCATTAA
- a CDS encoding Hsp20 family protein gives MSNLNLHPLFRRSIGFDRLNDFIDYAMQSDTPNYPPYNIEKHGENHYRIVVATAGFNQNELDISIENRLLTISGKPEAVQTESTEYLHKGIARRAFRLSLRLDEHIEVQQADYENGLLVIDLQRIIPEEKLPRQIPIGKKLLLESSEDVTEKTVNAE, from the coding sequence ATGAGCAACTTAAATCTTCATCCATTGTTCCGTCGTAGCATTGGCTTTGATCGCTTAAACGATTTTATTGACTACGCGATGCAAAGCGACACACCCAACTATCCACCTTACAATATTGAAAAACATGGTGAAAATCATTACCGCATTGTAGTGGCAACTGCTGGCTTTAATCAGAACGAACTGGATATTTCAATTGAAAATCGTTTATTAACCATCTCCGGCAAGCCCGAAGCAGTACAAACAGAAAGTACTGAATACCTGCATAAAGGTATTGCTCGTCGCGCCTTTAGGCTGTCATTGCGTTTAGATGAGCATATTGAAGTACAACAAGCCGATTATGAAAATGGTCTGTTGGTGATTGATCTGCAACGTATCATTCCAGAAGAAAAGTTGCCACGACAAATCCCGATCGGCAAAAAGTTACTGCTAGAAAGTTCAGAAGATGTGACCGAAAAAACAGTGAATGCGGAATAA
- the rho gene encoding transcription termination factor Rho: MNLTELKKKPIGELIKIAEFMGLEGMARNRKQDIIFAILKRHAMNGEEIFGDGVLEILSDGFGFLRSAAGSYLAGPDDIYVSPSQIRRFNLRTGDTITGTIRPPKEGERYFALLKVNQINYDTPENSRNKILFENLTPLFPTEQLIMELGNGTTEDLTARVVDLVAPIGKGQRSIIVAPPKAGKTMLLQNIAQSIIRNNPEVFLIVLLIDERPEEVTEMERTVRGEVVASTFDESPARHVQVAEMVIEKAKRLVEHKKDVVILLDSITRLARAYNTVIPSSGKVLTGGVDAHALERPKRFFGAARNIEEGGSLTIISTALIETGSKMDEVIYEEFKGTGNQEITLDRRIAEKRVFPAMNIKKSGTRREERLMSEDNLRKVWILRKLLHTQDELVAMEFLLDRMKETKTNDEFFDQMKRKASN; this comes from the coding sequence ATGAATTTAACCGAACTCAAGAAAAAACCGATTGGCGAACTCATCAAGATTGCCGAGTTTATGGGCCTTGAAGGTATGGCGCGTAACCGCAAGCAAGACATTATTTTTGCCATCTTAAAACGTCATGCAATGAATGGCGAAGAGATTTTTGGTGATGGCGTTCTAGAAATTTTGTCAGATGGATTTGGCTTCTTACGCTCTGCCGCAGGCTCTTATCTGGCAGGTCCTGACGATATTTATGTCAGCCCTTCACAAATCCGTCGTTTTAACCTGCGTACTGGCGATACAATTACCGGCACAATTCGTCCGCCTAAAGAAGGTGAACGTTATTTTGCTCTGCTCAAAGTCAACCAGATTAACTACGATACGCCAGAAAACTCGCGTAATAAGATCCTATTTGAAAACCTGACCCCACTTTTTCCAACTGAACAGCTGATCATGGAACTAGGCAATGGTACAACTGAAGATTTGACTGCACGTGTAGTCGATCTGGTTGCACCGATTGGTAAAGGTCAACGTTCGATTATTGTAGCGCCGCCAAAAGCAGGTAAAACCATGCTGCTACAAAATATCGCCCAGTCTATTATCCGCAATAACCCGGAAGTTTTCCTGATTGTACTTTTAATTGACGAACGTCCTGAAGAAGTTACTGAAATGGAACGTACTGTTCGCGGTGAAGTGGTGGCTTCGACCTTTGACGAATCACCGGCCCGTCACGTTCAGGTAGCCGAAATGGTCATTGAAAAAGCCAAACGTCTGGTGGAACATAAAAAAGATGTTGTGATTCTGCTTGACTCAATCACACGTCTGGCGCGTGCTTATAACACTGTGATTCCTTCCTCTGGTAAGGTGCTCACAGGTGGTGTTGATGCTCACGCGCTGGAGCGTCCAAAGCGTTTCTTTGGGGCGGCACGTAATATCGAAGAAGGCGGTTCATTGACTATCATCTCGACTGCGCTGATTGAAACCGGTAGCAAGATGGATGAAGTGATTTACGAGGAATTCAAAGGTACAGGCAACCAAGAAATTACCCTGGATCGCCGTATTGCAGAAAAACGTGTGTTCCCTGCCATGAATATCAAGAAATCAGGCACGCGTCGTGAAGAGCGCCTGATGTCCGAAGATAATCTGCGTAAAGTCTGGATTCTGCGTAAATTACTCCACACCCAGGATGAACTGGTAGCCATGGAATTCTTACTGGATCGGATGAAAGAAACCAAGACCAATGATGAGTTCTTTGACCAGATGAAACGTAAAGCATCTAATTAA
- a CDS encoding YqaA family protein: MSLLLLFLSAFGAATLLPLQSEAVLLGLLWQEHHHAALLILVASLGNILGSCVNWYLGMRVEQYKHKKWFPVSEQQMLKAQRTYQKYGYWSLLFSWVPIIGDPITLIAGLLKEKFGRFLWMVSLAKTGRYLFLYWAFSMW, encoded by the coding sequence ATGTCGCTCCTTTTACTCTTTCTTTCCGCATTCGGGGCGGCAACTCTATTACCGTTGCAATCTGAAGCGGTCTTATTGGGCTTGCTCTGGCAGGAACATCATCATGCAGCCTTATTGATACTGGTGGCGAGCCTTGGAAATATTCTGGGTTCTTGTGTGAACTGGTATTTAGGTATGCGGGTAGAACAGTATAAACATAAAAAGTGGTTTCCTGTTTCAGAGCAGCAGATGCTGAAAGCGCAACGCACTTACCAGAAATATGGTTATTGGTCGCTACTTTTTAGCTGGGTGCCCATTATTGGTGATCCGATTACCCTGATTGCAGGTTTGCTTAAGGAAAAGTTTGGCCGTTTTTTATGGATGGTCAGCCTGGCCAAGACCGGACGTTATCTATTTCTCTATTGGGCTTTTAGTATGTGGTAA